TCTGGGCGTTTGATCCACCCAAAATGCTGGTTCCGCCCCCATCGCCATACACCACCGTGTTTCGGACGAAGCGACTGTCCTCGATTTCCAGCGAACTGTCGTAGCTGAAGAGCCCGCCACCGGCGTAGAACGTCGAATTTTCAGCGATCACACTGTCAGTGATTTCGACATTGGAATAGTTTTCGATGTAGATACCACCTCCGCCGCTTTGCGAAGTATTGTTCGCGATATTGGAATCTTCGATTGAGGCAACACTATTGTTGATGATCATTCCCCCGGCATTGTTGGGTGCTTCGTTGTAGGCAACACTGCTGTCCGTCAGTTGAAGAGACGAGCTCCCAAGGATAGCCAATCCACCTCCATCAGATTCCCAAACGGAGTTGTCCAAGATTCGGCTGTCGTCGATGCTGATGTCGACGGCATAAACAAAAATAGCGGCACCGATGTATCGCGTTCGATTGGATTTGATGACAGTATCTTGAATGTCCACTGTCGAGAGATCGTCCGCGTAGATCCCGCCGCCGGCGCTCCCGGACTCGTTCTCTTTGACTCGGCTGTCAGCGATGGTGACGCTGCTACCTTTCACATAGACCGCACCTCCATCGATCGAAGAAGTGTTGTTGGAGAGGTTGCTGTCGACAATCGATCCAGTGCTCTGGCCGAGCAAAGAGATCGCTCCACCACTACCTTCGATGGATTCATTTCCGGTCAGGGCCGAGTCGACGACCGAGATACTGCTTTCAAACACGAAGACTCCACCGCTCGCATACCTGGCTGAGTTATTGAGGATTTTTGAATCCAGGATGGACACATTGGAAGCTCGTTCGGCATACACTCCCCCGCCACCACTGCCGGCGACGTTGTCTTTGATCTGAGTGTTACTGATCGACAGTAGGGCGTCTTCGACGAAGATTGCCCCAGCATTGGATGCTGCGGAATTGTTCTTCAGCGTTGAATCAACCACGTTGACCGAGGATTGCGGAGTCGTCCGGATTGCCCCGCCATCCCCCTGCGTCACCTCGTTGTCTTTTAGTACCGAGTCTCTGACCGTGAACGCACCAGTGTTGAACACTGCACCGCCGGCATAGACAGCGGAGTTGTCAGTTAAGATTGAATCCAAAATCTCCAAGCTGCCTTGGTTGAACACTGCACCACCGATTCCCGCAGATCCGCCGGTTAGCTTGAACCCTTGAACGGTAGCATCCGAGTCCGCAGACACGTCGATTGCACGCTTGTCTGCACTGACTGCTTGACTGGCATCGAGAGTGGCCGTGCCATTGAGGCTTTGAATCAAGAGATGACCGCTGGCATCATTGATATACAACGGCGAATTCAGCTCATAGTTGCCCGACGGAACACTGATGATGTCATCGCCGGGTGTATTCGCGGCGACGACGACTGCCTCGCGAATGCTGGTGACTCCATCGTTTGGATCGATGCTGTCGTTAAAAGTATCGACCATGACTGCCAGCAACCTTCGGTCTTCCATTGTCTCAAGCTGCAGTCTGCGACGTCGCTTGCTCGTTTGCTTTTTGCTCTGAGTGCTGAAAGGCCGCTTGATCATCTCGGAAATCTGCATGTGAATCCGATCTCGTGCAAAGAGGGGTGTGGGGACAACCATCTGGACGAACCTATCGGGCAAGGTTTCACAAGTCAAACAAAAATGCTCGATGTGAACACGTGGCCATCGAGCATGGCAGCGGATGTTCGATGGTCTCTTTTTGACGTGCGGCAGACCGGTGCGAACCTCAGTGTTTGCATCAAATACTGGCGAGAGTACTGACCCACTTCAGACGCCAGAAACTCACTGAACAACAAACCGATGCACCGATTTCGAACGGCGCAAATCGCCATCTGATGGTTCAATCGCCTGCCCCATCTGACTCATTTAGATTCTTTGAGAAACCGTGAGGGGATCCTTGGGGTCTTCACGCAGGTTCGTCTGTTCCGGGCTTTCGCTCATTGCGAATCAGGCCCTCCATCGCATCAGACCCTGGCTGTGAAAAGACGATCCCATGACGAACTTCATCGCAACAAAACTGCGTGGCACGCCAAAAAACAAGAAGAATCGCCGCGGCAAGAAGAGCCGACGTCGTGAACGCGTGCTCTCGATGGAGGCACTGCAATCTCGCGAATTGATGGCGGCGGACTTTTCCTGGCTCGGTGACACGTTGCAAGTCCGAGGGACAGACGGCAACGATTTTATCGCCGTGCAAAACGACGTCACCGGAACCCGAGTCTTTGCCGGCGACACGATTCAATCTGAATTGGAAGGTCGCCCGTTCGCGGAGGCTTCTCGCATCAAAGTTGCGGGCGGCGACGGCGACGATGTCTTGTTCAGCTATCAGTCCGAGATCCCTGTCAGCCTGTTTGGTGAGTCAGGAAACGACTTCTTGTTCTCCGACCAAGCAACCGCGGCGATGGATGGCGGTGAAGGTCTGGATTGGATCTACGATTCACAATTGGAAGGTGTCTGGGAAGACGCACTCGGGGTCGAAGGTTTCGACTTGGACCTGAGCGATCTGGATGCGGTGCCCCAGTTTGACTCCAACGACCGAATCAGCTTGCAAGTCGAACTGGACGGACGAACTGAAATCGCGGGTCAACTCATCGACGTCTCTGGCGCGGTTGAGGTCAGCGAATCAGGAGTCAACGTTCACGTCGCTGGATCCGTGGACTCTTGGTCAGATGCTTTTGGCGTCGCTGGATTGGAACTGAAAGACACGCAAATCGTCCTCGACACCAGCTCGGATGAGTTGGCGGGAGATGCCTACCGCGTTCACGTCGATTCGCACCTGGATACCGACGGAACTTTGATCGGCATCGCCGGTACCGTTGATCTGGCTCCGGAAACCGTGGACGCATCGTTCACCGGAAGCATTGAAAACTGGGGCGATGCGTTTGGCATCGATGACTTGGATTTGCAACAAGCCGAGCTTTCGATCAGCGGATCCGTTGACGAGCAATCGGATTCCGAATTCAGCATTGAAATCGGCGCCGACATGTTGATCGATTCGACTCTCGTGGCGGTCGCCGGCGTTCTCCACATCTCCCCCGAACGCATCGACGCTCAACTGAGTGGCTCCGTCGAAAACTGGGCAAATGCTTTCGGAATCGAACAACTCTCGCTGAGCAACGCTCACCTGAACGTCGTCGCATCCACGGATCGCAAAGAGGACCATCGCGTTGCGGTTGGCATCCAGGCGGACATGCGAGTGGAAAACACGGACGTTGAAGTGGCGGGAAGTGTCGAGATCACACCAGACAACATCGACGTGGTGATGACAGGCAACGTTCCCCACTGGGACGATGCCTTTGGGTTCGATGACCTTGATTTGGAGGATGCCAACTTGACCGTTCTGGCGTCGACCGATCGAGAGGGTTCGCAAGAACTGTATGTTGATGTCGACGCTGACATGGATCTGTTCGGTACCTATGTCGGCATCGGCGGCATGATTCAGCTCACACCCAACGGAGTCAGCACGAACTTGTCAGGGACCGTTGCGGGAGATTGGGCCGGGGCGTTTGGCATCGATGCGTTGCAATTGAGAGACACTGAGTTGTCGATCGCACACGATCCCACCGACGGTGACGAGTCTGGATTCAACATTGAGCTGGACACGGACTTGGAGCTGTTTGGGAGCTACGTCGATGTGGTCGGAAACCTCGATTTCAGCTTGAGTGGCGTGTCGGTGAGCCTTTCTCCTCCGGGAGAATTGGAACTTGAGAACCTGCTGGGTATCTCCGGATTTTCGCTCAGCAGTGCCGACGTCACGCTCGACGCTGGAACCGACGGGATGAGCCTGTCCTTGGACGCGACGATGGACATGGGAAGCGTGGACGTCGACTTCGAAGGCCTGTTCTCCATCAGCCAAGACGAAGTTTCCGCAAGTCTCACGGGCAGCATTGACCGGTGGGACGATGCGTTTGATGTCTCCGGTTTGAATCTCGAAGACGTGGTCATGACCGTGGGTGCCGAAAAGAGTGCGGCTGGCGCGAGCATGTTCATCGGTTTGGGAGCCGGCATCAGCATCGGTGCCAAAGAGATCGAAGTCGCTGGGTTGGTCGGCGTCGGAACAACCGGATGGGAAGTCGCTTTCCGCGGCAGCATTGATGTGCTGGCGAGCACGGACCTGGTCGTCTTCGCCAACACGATGACCCGAGCAGGTGATCCGGATGCGAAGCCCATCCCAAGCGATGCCCTTGGCGATTTCGAAATGCAAGACGCGTACATCAACTTCGCTCCTTATGGTGGCAACGAAGCTCTCGGCATCACCGACGGGTTTGGGATTGGTGGTGAGTTCTACAAGGATGGCGAACTGCTCGCCGCTGGTGAGTTCGTCGTCGACCTGGAAACGCTCTCGTTCGAAGTTGGCTTGAACATTCCCGAGATTGAACTGGGGCCGGTGGATCTAAGCGACGTCATCGTTGACATCCGCATCGCGACGGGCGACTCGTATTTTCGCGTTGCCGGGTCGGCTGAGATGATGGGAGCGGAAGTCAGTTTGGAAGGCATGATCCAATCGGATGGCGACTTCTCGCTGACCGGAACTGCGAACGTGGACGTTGCCGGCTTGGATGCTTCGGTGACATTCACCGTGGACAACTCCGGCATGCAGTTCGAAGCGATCGTTCAAGGGACGCTGTTCAACAACGTCACCAATGCCGTCACCGGTGAGATGCTCGAAGCGGCGCAGAGTGTGCAAACGAAGATCGACAATGCTCAAGCGGTCGTTGCGACGGCAAAAAGCAACGTGGACAAACTGAACACAGAACTGGCCGAAGCGAAGGCAGAGGCACAGAAGGAGATCGACGAGATCCAATCGAAACTGGATTCGGCCAAAAGCATCGTGGACAGTGCTCGAGCCAGCAAAGATTATTGGTACCGAGTCCGCAAGTCACGCTACAACGCATGGCGAAGTGCTCAGGCCGCGACCAAACGTGCGGCTTGGTACAACTACGCATCCTACAAAGCAAAGGAAGTTGCCAAGTACGCCAGCTACAAATACGCCGCAACGGTTTACTCCGCGAAAGTGGTGACGTATCACGCGACTTCGGCAACGTACAACACCATTCGCAACTCGGCGGGTTGGGTGCTGGACAACGTTGGTGTCGAAGCCAACCCCGAAGTGTTGCGAATCAAAGCTCTGCTGGCCGCCGGGAACTTGGCCGTCAATTCAGCGGAAGCGATTCTGAATGGAATCGAAGATGCCAACGCACACGTCCTGCGAGGCTTGGAGATCGCCAATAGCCTGGAGGTCAATCACGTTTTGCTCTCCGGCAATGTCTCCAACTACGTCAGCGCCGGAGTGCACGCGGAGATCGACTTCAGCTTCAACGGCTACAACCAAACGATCGGACTGAGCCTGAACACCGATCGTTTGGTGCAAGACCTGACGAAGAAGTTGGCTGGATCGGCCCTGGGTTTCTAAGTGAAACGGGTTGCCAAAATCGGCCTGCCGCGGATGACGCTCGTTGCAGGCCGAGCGGTTTATTGGGGCCAGCATCTGAGAAAACTGAGCTCGGGGACTTCGAAGTAGTCTCACGCAACGGGGAATGCGATCCTGATGGCCGCGAATAAGGGGCAATGCAGCCCCTTTCCGGGTGCATTAGACCGGCTGATCGAGTAGGATGGACCGCGAACTTTTGGTCGTGGGTGCGGTCGCTCCCTCGTCCCAAAAAACGGCGAGCAGATTGCATCCGACGACTCGCTGGTCATTCCTGTTCTCGTCTCATCCGCTTGGATCCTCCCCAAGAGAACTCCTTTGCTTCGCCCCGCCTTTGTCTTTGCCGTCTTGTTGATTTTTGGGTTCGTTGAACCCTCGTTGGGTGACGATTCGAAGGACCAATCCGAGCCGATTCAAGCGGTCGATTGCAGCACGCTGAACGGCAAAGTGATGTGCGGCTACCAAGGATGGTTCAACTGCGACGGAGACGGCGCTGGACTTGGTTGGCGACATTGGGGGCGCGACTCGCGCAAGCCCCTTGGTCCGGGCAATGTCACGGTCGACCTTTGGCCGGACATGTCGGAATACTCCCCGGAAGAACGCTTTGCCACCAAGTTCAAGCATTCCGACGGCAGCGTCGCGGAAGTGTTCAGCAGTGCCAATGAACAAACCGTTCGGCGTCACTTCGAATGGATGCGAGAGTACGGAATCGATGGTGCGTTTGTCCAACGGTTCGCCACCTCGCTGCGATCTCCCGCCAGCCTCTCGAATCGAACGGCGATTTTGAATCACTGTCGTCGCGGCGCCGAAGAGAACGGGCGAGCCTTCGCCGTCATGTATGACTTGTCGGGGCTTCGAGAAGGAGAACTCGACATCGTTCGCAAGGACTGGGCTCGCTTGGTCAACGATGACGCGATCACCGACAGCGACTCTTACTTGCATCACAACGGCATGCCCCTCGTTGCGATTTGGGGTGTCGGTTTCGCCGAACGACACCAACCCGGTGCTTACACGCTGGATGATTGCAAATCGTTGATCGCTCAACTGAAACAAGCTGGCTGCAGCATCATGCTGGGTGTGCCGACCGGATGGCGAGAACTTGAGCGAGACTGCGTGACCGACCCCGCCGTTCGAACGATCTTCGAGATGGCGGATGTGCTTAGCCCGTGGACACCTGGACGCTATCGCAACCCAGAACAAGCCCAACGACATGCTGAGCAAACTTGGCAACCGGATCAACAGGAATGCGATGCCAACCGACAAGGCTACCTGCCCGTCGTCTTCCCCGGTTTCAGTTGGTTCAATCTTCGCAACGGGCAGGCTCCTCTGGATGACATCCCGCGATTGGAAGGCCAATTCCTTTGGTCGCAAATCGTGGCGGCGAAGAAAGCCGGAGCCAAGATGCTGTATGTCGCAATGTTTGACGAAGTCGATGAAGCGACGGCGATTTTCAAATGCACCAACGATCCACCGCAGGGACGCGACGCAGAATTCTTGACATACGAAGGTTTGCCCAGCGATCACTACCTCAAGATTGTCGGCCGAGCGGCTCAGTTGCTACGCGACGAGATTGCTCCCACCGAGACTCTGCCCAAGGAATGGATGACCGCCCAAGTCGGCACGTCTGAGAGCGGTGATGCTGCGAGCGATCCCGTTCAACCGACTGCATTGAAAGAGAAACAGCTGGTCTCGGACGATCTTTCTGCGATTCGCGAATTTGTTTCCGATCAGTGCTTGGATTGTCACACAGGAAACGATGCCGAAGCGGGATTGGATTTGCATGCGTTTGATTTCGGTGCCGATCAGTTCACGCAACCTGACTTCGCGACGGCTGAATGGGAACAGATTCTTCGACGCGTCAACACACGCCAGATGCCGCCGCCGGATTACGGCCAACCCGACGAGACAACCTACTCTCAAGTAACAGCCTCGTTGGTTTCGATTCTCGATCATCACGCCCAGCAGTTCCCACGACCGGGCCGAGTGGGAGCGATGCGGCGGATGACCCGTGTGGAGTATCAAAACGCGATCCGTGATTTGCTGGCGGTGACCATTGATGCATCGGACTACCTTCCCAAAGACGAATCCAGTCACGGTTTTGATAACATCACCGTCGAGGAACTCTCTCCGACTCACTTGAACCGCTACGTGTCGGCCGCGCAAAAAATCGCTCGCGTGGCCGTCGGAGGCTTGGGCAACGGCCCCGCCGGAGTGACGATTCGGTTGCCGGCCGACCGTTCGCAAGAAAAGCATGTTGAAGGCTTGCCGTTTGGAACCCGCGGCGGCGTGTTGTTCGATCAACACTTCCCGCAAACGGGTGAGTACGAAATCGAATTGAAATTGACTCGCGACCGAGACGAACAAGTCGAGGGTTTGCATCGCGAACACGAAATCGATGTGCTGGTCGATCGTGCTCGAGTCCACCAGTTCAAGGTGTATCCACCCAAGAAGACCGGCAAGTACGGCGGTCCCGATTACACGCATTCGGATTCTCACCTGAAACAGCGTCTGCACTTCGACGCCGGCCGGCATTCGATTGGCGTCACCTTTCCCAAGACGTTCTCGTCGCTGACCGAGGGCAAACGACAGCCATTTGATGCCAACTTCAATCGGCACCGCCATCCACGCCTGACGCCGGCGATCTATCAGGTTTCGATCGTGGGCCCGTTTGCTCCGGAAGGTCCCGGCATCACCACCAGTCGCCAAGCAATCTTCGGCGAGAACTGGTCTGGTGAAAACGCCGACCGGGACGAAGCGGAAAAGATTCTCTCGCGGTTGGCTCGCCGAGCCTATCGCCGTCCCGCCACGGATGAGGAGCTGGCGTTGTTGATGGACTTCTTTGACGAAGGTTTCTCAGCCGGCAAGTTTGATGAGGGCATCGAGTCCGCTCTCACTGCGTTGTTGGTCAACCCAAACTTCCTGTTCCGGATTGAATCCGTTGATCCGGATGCCTCGGCAACACAAGAAAAGAATGTTGTCGCCGTCAATGATAATGAGTTGGCGTCTCGATTGGCGTCGTTCTTGTGGAGCAGTTTGCCCGACGAAGAATTGTTGGACCTCGCCGACGCCAAGCAATTGCGAAACGATGACGTGCTGGCGGGACAAGTCGCAAGAATGCTGGACGATCCTCGTGCCAATTCGCTCGTCAGGAATTTCGCTTCGCAGTGGTTGCAGTTACGCAACTTGGATTCGATCACGCCTGACCTGCGTTTGTTCCCCGACTTCGATGACAACCTTCGGCAGTCTTTTCAACGCGAGACGCAATTGTTGTTTCAGGACGTATTGACGAACGATCGAAGCGTCACCGATCTGATCGCTTCGCAAGACACCTTTTTGAACGAACGTTTGGCCACGCATTACGGGATCCGAGGCGTCACCGGAAGTCATTTCCGCCGCGTCAAAGTTTCACCGGAGTCACATCGTGGCGGCATCTTGCGGCACGGCAGCATTCTGATGGTCACCTCGTACGCCACGCGAACTTCGCCAACGATTCGCGGCAACTGGGTGATGGAAAACATCTTCGGAACTCCGGCTCCTCCACCACCACCGAACGTTCCCAACTTGAAAGAGAAAGACACGCTCGCGGCGATGACAGTCCGCGAGCGGCTGGCCATGCACCGAGCCAATCCGACTTGTGCGAGTTGCCATGACTTGATCGATCCGCTTGGGTTCGCACTCGAAAACTTTGACGCGGTCGGACGGTGGCGACAATTTGAAGGCACGCTGGATGTCGATTCGTCGGGCCAACTCCCAGATGGTACCGAGTTGCAATCGGTCGATGAACTGGAAGCCGGCATCGTCGCTCGCCCGGACATCTTTGCTCAAACCGTCGCCGAAAAACTGATGACATACGCACTCGGACGAGCCGTCGAGCCACACGATGGACCGGCAATCCGCCGCATCGTTCGTGGTGCAGCGCAGTCCAACTACACGCTGGCTTCTTTGATCAACGGCATCGTTCTAAGCGAGCCGTTTCGGTACCGAGAAATCGCGTCTGAACCGAACAATCGCCACACATCCCGATGATCCGTCACGCTGCCCACTTCTAAACTGGAAGCTCGATGAAACGATCCCATCTCTCTCGCCGAACCTTGCTCCGCGGCACCGGTGCCGCCGTCGCGTTGCCACTGCTGGACGCAATGATTCCCGCGATGACCGCATCAGCGGCGACCGCAGCCGCGCCCAGTCGCCTCAAACGGATTGGTTACATCTACATTCCGATGGGATTCAACCCAGCCGAATGG
The DNA window shown above is from Rhodopirellula bahusiensis and carries:
- a CDS encoding coiled-coil domain-containing protein, which gives rise to MTNFIATKLRGTPKNKKNRRGKKSRRRERVLSMEALQSRELMAADFSWLGDTLQVRGTDGNDFIAVQNDVTGTRVFAGDTIQSELEGRPFAEASRIKVAGGDGDDVLFSYQSEIPVSLFGESGNDFLFSDQATAAMDGGEGLDWIYDSQLEGVWEDALGVEGFDLDLSDLDAVPQFDSNDRISLQVELDGRTEIAGQLIDVSGAVEVSESGVNVHVAGSVDSWSDAFGVAGLELKDTQIVLDTSSDELAGDAYRVHVDSHLDTDGTLIGIAGTVDLAPETVDASFTGSIENWGDAFGIDDLDLQQAELSISGSVDEQSDSEFSIEIGADMLIDSTLVAVAGVLHISPERIDAQLSGSVENWANAFGIEQLSLSNAHLNVVASTDRKEDHRVAVGIQADMRVENTDVEVAGSVEITPDNIDVVMTGNVPHWDDAFGFDDLDLEDANLTVLASTDREGSQELYVDVDADMDLFGTYVGIGGMIQLTPNGVSTNLSGTVAGDWAGAFGIDALQLRDTELSIAHDPTDGDESGFNIELDTDLELFGSYVDVVGNLDFSLSGVSVSLSPPGELELENLLGISGFSLSSADVTLDAGTDGMSLSLDATMDMGSVDVDFEGLFSISQDEVSASLTGSIDRWDDAFDVSGLNLEDVVMTVGAEKSAAGASMFIGLGAGISIGAKEIEVAGLVGVGTTGWEVAFRGSIDVLASTDLVVFANTMTRAGDPDAKPIPSDALGDFEMQDAYINFAPYGGNEALGITDGFGIGGEFYKDGELLAAGEFVVDLETLSFEVGLNIPEIELGPVDLSDVIVDIRIATGDSYFRVAGSAEMMGAEVSLEGMIQSDGDFSLTGTANVDVAGLDASVTFTVDNSGMQFEAIVQGTLFNNVTNAVTGEMLEAAQSVQTKIDNAQAVVATAKSNVDKLNTELAEAKAEAQKEIDEIQSKLDSAKSIVDSARASKDYWYRVRKSRYNAWRSAQAATKRAAWYNYASYKAKEVAKYASYKYAATVYSAKVVTYHATSATYNTIRNSAGWVLDNVGVEANPEVLRIKALLAAGNLAVNSAEAILNGIEDANAHVLRGLEIANSLEVNHVLLSGNVSNYVSAGVHAEIDFSFNGYNQTIGLSLNTDRLVQDLTKKLAGSALGF
- a CDS encoding right-handed parallel beta-helix repeat-containing protein, whose protein sequence is MQISEMIKRPFSTQSKKQTSKRRRRLQLETMEDRRLLAVMVDTFNDSIDPNDGVTSIREAVVVAANTPGDDIISVPSGNYELNSPLYINDASGHLLIQSLNGTATLDASQAVSADKRAIDVSADSDATVQGFKLTGGSAGIGGAVFNQGSLEILDSILTDNSAVYAGGAVFNTGAFTVRDSVLKDNEVTQGDGGAIRTTPQSSVNVVDSTLKNNSAASNAGAIFVEDALLSISNTQIKDNVAGSGGGGVYAERASNVSILDSKILNNSARYASGGVFVFESSISVVDSALTGNESIEGSGGAISLLGQSTGSIVDSNLSNNTSSIDGGAVYVKGSSVTIADSRVKENESGSAGGGIYADDLSTVDIQDTVIKSNRTRYIGAAIFVYAVDISIDDSRILDNSVWESDGGGLAILGSSSLQLTDSSVAYNEAPNNAGGMIINNSVASIEDSNIANNTSQSGGGGIYIENYSNVEITDSVIAENSTFYAGGGLFSYDSSLEIEDSRFVRNTVVYGDGGGTSILGGSNAQITDTKFIDNDTASRGGGIFFDGSSLNLLDSRFDGNSSGANGGGLAILGGQATIIDSVLNNNVSLSSGGAIYNEGSTNIVDTNLMFNQANVYGGAIFNASSGLIDISESFFKANETIYTRQGTAIYNDEDGVLVLDANTTFKDQRFIAIYYA
- a CDS encoding DUF1592 domain-containing protein — encoded protein: MLRPAFVFAVLLIFGFVEPSLGDDSKDQSEPIQAVDCSTLNGKVMCGYQGWFNCDGDGAGLGWRHWGRDSRKPLGPGNVTVDLWPDMSEYSPEERFATKFKHSDGSVAEVFSSANEQTVRRHFEWMREYGIDGAFVQRFATSLRSPASLSNRTAILNHCRRGAEENGRAFAVMYDLSGLREGELDIVRKDWARLVNDDAITDSDSYLHHNGMPLVAIWGVGFAERHQPGAYTLDDCKSLIAQLKQAGCSIMLGVPTGWRELERDCVTDPAVRTIFEMADVLSPWTPGRYRNPEQAQRHAEQTWQPDQQECDANRQGYLPVVFPGFSWFNLRNGQAPLDDIPRLEGQFLWSQIVAAKKAGAKMLYVAMFDEVDEATAIFKCTNDPPQGRDAEFLTYEGLPSDHYLKIVGRAAQLLRDEIAPTETLPKEWMTAQVGTSESGDAASDPVQPTALKEKQLVSDDLSAIREFVSDQCLDCHTGNDAEAGLDLHAFDFGADQFTQPDFATAEWEQILRRVNTRQMPPPDYGQPDETTYSQVTASLVSILDHHAQQFPRPGRVGAMRRMTRVEYQNAIRDLLAVTIDASDYLPKDESSHGFDNITVEELSPTHLNRYVSAAQKIARVAVGGLGNGPAGVTIRLPADRSQEKHVEGLPFGTRGGVLFDQHFPQTGEYEIELKLTRDRDEQVEGLHREHEIDVLVDRARVHQFKVYPPKKTGKYGGPDYTHSDSHLKQRLHFDAGRHSIGVTFPKTFSSLTEGKRQPFDANFNRHRHPRLTPAIYQVSIVGPFAPEGPGITTSRQAIFGENWSGENADRDEAEKILSRLARRAYRRPATDEELALLMDFFDEGFSAGKFDEGIESALTALLVNPNFLFRIESVDPDASATQEKNVVAVNDNELASRLASFLWSSLPDEELLDLADAKQLRNDDVLAGQVARMLDDPRANSLVRNFASQWLQLRNLDSITPDLRLFPDFDDNLRQSFQRETQLLFQDVLTNDRSVTDLIASQDTFLNERLATHYGIRGVTGSHFRRVKVSPESHRGGILRHGSILMVTSYATRTSPTIRGNWVMENIFGTPAPPPPPNVPNLKEKDTLAAMTVRERLAMHRANPTCASCHDLIDPLGFALENFDAVGRWRQFEGTLDVDSSGQLPDGTELQSVDELEAGIVARPDIFAQTVAEKLMTYALGRAVEPHDGPAIRRIVRGAAQSNYTLASLINGIVLSEPFRYREIASEPNNRHTSR